In a single window of the Anguilla rostrata isolate EN2019 chromosome 4, ASM1855537v3, whole genome shotgun sequence genome:
- the LOC135253320 gene encoding mucin-2-like has translation MQNHQKLSGIAIIGVIATFIVAGTDAQKFQTCCTEVSRMEISGSITGYRIQKWDPPCVRAVIFETERGEVCIHVKQAWVLRKIRQFERSRRNQISPTSSVPQYSTGTTVSTREQKAPSKSFAGTINILKGQTAEATSPTNEWTRSSQVAAVTSLTNERTPSSQTAEVTIPTNERTHSSQTAEVTSPTNEWTRSSQVAEVTSPTNERTPSSQTAEVTSPTNEFTRSSQTDDVTSSTNKWTRSSQTAEVTSSTNERTPSSQTAEEPSPTNELTRSSQTAEVTRPTNELTRASHIIDY, from the exons ATGCAGAACCACCAGAAACTAAGCGGAATTGCAATAATTGGAGTCATTGCAACGTTTATTGTGGCCGGGACAG ATGCACAGAAGTTTCAGACCTGCTGCACGGAGGTATCTAGGATGGAGATCAGTGGCTCCATCACTGGCTACAGAATACAGAAATGGGACCCCCCGTGTGTCAGAGCTGTCAT CtttgaaacagagagaggtgaggtCTGCATCCATGTGAAACAAGCCTGGGTTCTTCGGAAGATTCGTCAATTTGA gagatCCCGCAGAAACCAGATATCCCCAACATCATCTGTTCCACAGTACTCCACAGGAACTACTGTCTCAACCAGAGAGCAAAAAGCACCTAGCAAATCATTCGCTGGCACAATAAATATACTGAAAGGccaaactgctgaagcaacaAGCCCAACCAATGAATGGACACGCTCCAGCCAAGTTGCTGCAGTAACAAGCCTAACCAATGAACGGACACCCTCCAGCCAAACTGCTGAAGTAACTATCCCAACCAATGAACGGACACATTCCAGCCAAACTGCTGAAGTAACAAGCCCAACCAATGAATGGACACGCTCCAGCCAAGTTGCTGAAGTAACAAGCCCAACCAATGAACGGACACCTTCCAGCCAAACTGCTGAAGTAACAAGCCCAACCAATGAATTCACACGCTCCAGCCAAACAGATGATGTAACAAGCTCAACCAATAAATGGACGCGCTCCAGCCAAACTGCTGAAGTAACAAGCTCAACCAATGAACGGACACCCTCCAGCCAAACTGCTGAAGAACCAAGCCCAACCAATGAACTGACACGCTCTAGCCAAACAGCTGAAGTAACAAGACCAACCAATGAACTCACACGCGCCAGCCACATAATTGACTACTAA
- the LOC135253323 gene encoding C-C motif chemokine 8-like — MSDSRKLAVLAALFVIFGCVASDDYRRPTKVIICCESLSSMIPKKIRDEIISYTHQNALGPCLHAIVFRTKNNGKVCTDPNARWVPKKLKELQK, encoded by the exons atgtctgaCTCCCGCAAGCTTGCCGTTTTGGCTGCCCTCTTCGTCATCTTTGGATGCGTGGCCTCAGACGACT ATCGTCGTCCGACTAAGGTCATCATCTGCTGCGAGTCACTGAGTTCCATGATTCCGAAAAAAATCCGCGATGAGATTATCAGCTACACACACCAGAACGCCTTGGGTCCTTGTTTGCATGCCATCGT ATTTCGGACAAAGAACAATGGCAAAGTTTGCACTGACCCCAACGCACGCTGGGTACCAAAGAAACTAAAAG aattgcaGAAATAA